One window from the genome of Desulfuromonas sp. encodes:
- a CDS encoding succinate dehydrogenase/fumarate reductase cytochrome b subunit has product MILTQSSVGRKILVAVTGVLLVAFICVHLLGNLSLFAGADAINAYAAKLHSLGPVVWIFRAVMLVLFAVHIVFAVQLTVENSSARPVAYMQKVNEEATFASRSMIVTGCIILAFVIYHVLHFTGHVVGVENVEALVDSSGRFDVYTMVVQSFNSVAIAMIYLIAMVCLALHLFHGVGSFFQTLGLTNDTTFDGIGTLGKVVSFVLLIGYVAVVFCGVAK; this is encoded by the coding sequence ATGATTCTGACGCAAAGTTCTGTGGGGAGAAAGATCTTGGTGGCGGTAACCGGCGTTCTGCTGGTTGCTTTCATCTGTGTTCACCTGCTCGGGAACCTGTCGCTCTTTGCTGGCGCCGATGCGATCAATGCTTATGCAGCCAAGCTGCACAGCCTTGGTCCGGTTGTCTGGATTTTTAGAGCGGTCATGCTGGTGCTTTTCGCAGTGCACATTGTTTTCGCCGTGCAACTGACTGTTGAAAACTCATCGGCCCGTCCCGTAGCGTACATGCAGAAAGTAAATGAGGAAGCCACTTTTGCAAGCCGGTCAATGATCGTCACCGGTTGCATCATTCTGGCCTTCGTTATTTATCATGTTCTGCACTTCACCGGCCATGTTGTCGGCGTGGAGAATGTCGAGGCGCTGGTTGATTCGTCCGGTCGGTTCGATGTTTACACCATGGTTGTCCAGAGCTTCAACAGCGTGGCGATTGCGATGATCTATCTGATCGCAATGGTTTGCCTCGCTCTGCACCTGTTCCATGGTGTTGGCAGCTTCTTCCAGACGCTCGGCCTGACTAATGACACTACCTTTGATGGTATTGGCACATTGGGCAAGGTCGTCTCCTTCGTACTTCTCATCGGTTATGTCGCAGTCGTTTTCTGCGGCGTAGCTAAATAG